In Stenotrophomonas sp. ESTM1D_MKCIP4_1, a single genomic region encodes these proteins:
- the pgl gene encoding 6-phosphogluconolactonase — protein MSPTFHDDRVDFISHSDADGWIEAVAAEMAQAINHDINEVGRARILLSGGTTPAPVYQALAELDVHWDRVEVSLADERWLSPQDRDSNAWLVREHLLKRAEGAHFDPLVRVGKPLPECVYTANLQAQHSQAPSVVALGMGNDGHTASLFPGSKDLARALESTLPYAALDATGCPGANQWPLRITLTPRGLGQCRQRLLLLRGKQKLQVLRQALDSNDAQQYPILNAINLDGARLRVHWAD, from the coding sequence ATGAGCCCGACCTTCCACGACGACCGCGTCGACTTCATCAGCCACAGCGATGCCGATGGCTGGATCGAAGCGGTGGCCGCCGAAATGGCCCAGGCCATCAACCACGACATCAACGAAGTGGGCCGTGCCCGCATCCTGCTGTCCGGTGGTACCACGCCGGCACCGGTCTATCAGGCCCTGGCCGAACTGGACGTGCATTGGGACCGGGTGGAAGTGAGCCTGGCCGATGAGCGCTGGCTGTCGCCGCAGGATCGCGACAGCAACGCCTGGCTGGTGCGCGAGCACCTGCTCAAGCGTGCCGAAGGCGCGCACTTCGATCCCCTGGTGCGCGTTGGCAAGCCGCTGCCCGAATGCGTGTACACCGCCAACCTGCAGGCCCAGCACAGCCAGGCGCCGAGCGTGGTGGCCCTGGGCATGGGCAACGATGGCCATACCGCCTCGCTGTTCCCGGGCTCGAAGGATCTGGCCCGCGCACTGGAAAGCACCCTGCCCTACGCGGCGCTGGATGCCACCGGCTGCCCCGGCGCCAACCAGTGGCCGCTGCGCATCACCCTGACCCCGCGCGGGCTGGGCCAGTGCCGCCAGCGCCTGCTGCTGCTGCGTGGCAAGCAGAAACTGCAGGTGCTGCGCCAAGCGCTGGACAGCAACGATGCGCAGCAGTACCCGATCCTCAATGCAATCAACCTGGACGGCGCGCGCCTGCGCGTGCACTGGGCTGATTGA
- the glk gene encoding glucokinase — protein sequence MSVGNQPVLVADIGGTNARFALADTSLDAPLQKDSIREYAVAEFPSLGDAARHYLEQAGATARSGVFAVAGRVDGDEARITNHPWVISRSRTAAMLGFDQLHLINDFAAQAMAVALLQPQDVIQIGGAHWTPAAPGESRNYGVIGPGTGLGVGGLIVRHGRSYPLETEGGHVSFPPGTPEEIRILEILSEQFGRVSNERLICGPGLVNIHRAVCEMAGFDPGQLQPADVTARAALGDPQAMRTVDVFCAVFGAIAGDLVLVQGAWDGVFLTGGLVPKMLDSLQHSGFRQRFEHKGRFSSIMSRVPSLAIMHPCPGLLGAAAYAADAERNAQGAAA from the coding sequence ATGAGTGTCGGCAACCAGCCTGTGCTGGTCGCCGACATCGGCGGCACCAACGCCCGTTTTGCCCTGGCCGATACCTCGCTGGACGCGCCCCTGCAGAAGGACAGCATCCGCGAATACGCGGTGGCCGAGTTCCCCTCGCTGGGTGATGCCGCACGCCACTACCTGGAACAGGCCGGCGCCACCGCGCGCAGCGGCGTGTTCGCGGTGGCCGGCCGCGTCGATGGTGACGAAGCACGCATCACCAATCATCCCTGGGTGATCTCGCGCAGCCGCACCGCGGCAATGCTCGGTTTCGACCAGTTGCACCTCATCAACGACTTCGCCGCGCAGGCGATGGCCGTGGCGCTGCTGCAGCCGCAGGACGTGATCCAGATCGGCGGCGCGCACTGGACCCCTGCGGCGCCGGGCGAATCACGCAATTACGGCGTGATCGGTCCCGGCACCGGCCTGGGTGTGGGCGGCCTGATCGTGCGCCACGGCCGCAGCTATCCGCTGGAAACCGAAGGCGGCCACGTCAGCTTCCCGCCGGGCACGCCGGAGGAAATCCGCATCCTGGAGATCCTGTCCGAGCAGTTCGGCCGGGTGTCCAATGAACGCCTCATCTGCGGCCCCGGCCTGGTCAACATCCATCGCGCTGTGTGCGAGATGGCCGGTTTCGATCCGGGCCAGCTGCAGCCGGCCGACGTCACCGCCCGCGCCGCCCTCGGCGATCCGCAGGCGATGCGCACGGTGGATGTGTTCTGCGCCGTGTTCGGCGCCATCGCCGGCGATCTGGTGCTGGTGCAGGGCGCCTGGGATGGCGTGTTCCTGACCGGTGGCCTGGTGCCGAAGATGCTCGATTCGCTGCAGCATTCCGGCTTCCGCCAGCGCTTCGAGCACAAGGGCCGGTTCTCTTCGATCATGTCGCGGGTGCCGTCACTGGCGATCATGCACCCCTGCCCCGGGCTGCTGGGCGCCGCTGCCTATGCCGCCGACGCCGAACGCAATGCCCAAGGAGCTGCCGCATGA
- the zwf gene encoding glucose-6-phosphate dehydrogenase, with product MHDTLFLFGATGDLAQRYLFPSLLRLLGDGLLPEDFRIRALALSGHDTEAFHDILRPRLQQAMPMASQEDIASLLRRVDYRSVDLRDVDSVAAAVSDLVDRRCVSYLAIPPGLYISTCEGLAKGGALAAPARLMLEKPIGSDSESAEEIISTIGQWIDEDRVFRLDHYLGKAAVQNLIALRFGNTLLEAVWNRNYIESVHILVAESEGVDGRDAYYARSGALRDMVQSHILQLLCMVAMEPPASLEADRIRDEKVKVLRALRPLDAKHAARDSIRGRYTAGSINGQPAQAYQPPEGSDVETFAGVTAHIDNWRWSGVPFHLVTGKRLPERTTRVVVTLKPVTHWLFERPQRAQAAPNRLVFQLQPQENIELGLMSSLAGPEWGALELHPLELELSVPTGLHRRIAYERLFLDAFNGNHTLFVRDDEVRAAWAWIDSVADAWKAAKLPLEPYPAGQWGPDNATGFLPQGVDAPDSGASA from the coding sequence ATGCACGACACCCTCTTCCTGTTTGGCGCCACAGGTGACCTGGCCCAGCGCTACCTGTTCCCTTCGCTGCTGCGCCTGCTTGGCGACGGCCTGCTGCCGGAGGATTTCCGCATCCGTGCGCTGGCCCTGTCCGGCCATGACACCGAAGCCTTCCACGACATTCTGCGGCCGCGCCTGCAGCAGGCCATGCCGATGGCCAGCCAGGAGGACATCGCCTCCCTGCTGCGCCGCGTCGATTACCGTTCGGTGGACCTGCGCGACGTCGATTCGGTCGCCGCTGCAGTCTCCGACCTGGTCGACCGCCGCTGCGTGAGCTACCTGGCCATCCCGCCGGGCCTGTACATCTCCACCTGCGAAGGCCTGGCCAAGGGCGGCGCCCTGGCCGCACCGGCACGCCTGATGCTGGAAAAGCCGATCGGCAGCGACAGCGAGAGCGCCGAGGAGATCATTTCCACCATCGGCCAGTGGATCGACGAAGACCGCGTGTTCCGCCTGGACCACTACCTGGGCAAGGCGGCGGTGCAGAACCTGATCGCCCTGCGCTTCGGCAACACGCTGCTGGAAGCCGTGTGGAACCGCAACTACATCGAATCGGTGCACATCCTGGTGGCCGAGAGCGAAGGCGTGGACGGCCGCGACGCCTACTACGCCCGCTCCGGCGCGCTGCGTGACATGGTGCAGAGCCACATCCTGCAGCTGCTGTGCATGGTGGCGATGGAACCGCCGGCCTCGCTGGAAGCCGACCGCATCCGCGACGAAAAGGTCAAGGTGCTGCGCGCCCTGCGCCCGTTGGATGCAAAGCACGCCGCGCGCGACAGCATCCGCGGCCGCTACACCGCCGGCAGCATCAACGGCCAGCCGGCCCAGGCCTACCAGCCGCCGGAAGGCAGCGACGTGGAAACCTTCGCCGGTGTCACCGCGCATATCGACAACTGGCGCTGGAGCGGCGTGCCGTTCCACCTGGTCACCGGCAAGCGCCTGCCCGAGCGCACCACCCGCGTGGTGGTCACGCTGAAGCCGGTCACCCACTGGCTGTTCGAGCGCCCGCAGCGTGCGCAGGCCGCACCGAACCGCCTGGTGTTCCAGCTGCAGCCACAGGAAAACATCGAACTGGGCCTGATGAGCAGCCTGGCCGGCCCCGAATGGGGCGCGCTGGAACTGCACCCGCTGGAACTGGAACTGTCGGTGCCGACCGGCCTGCACCGCCGCATCGCCTACGAACGCCTGTTCCTGGATGCCTTCAACGGCAACCACACGCTGTTCGTGCGCGATGACGAAGTGCGCGCGGCCTGGGCCTGGATCGACAGCGTGGCCGACGCTTGGAAGGCCGCCAAGCTGCCGCTGGAACCCTACCCGGCCGGCCAGTGGGGCCCGGACAACGCCACCGGCTTCCTGCCGCAGGGTGTGGATGCCCCGGACAGCGGAGCCTCCGCATGA